DNA from Solanum stenotomum isolate F172 chromosome 3, ASM1918654v1, whole genome shotgun sequence:
TAGAGTTTTTCGTCAGATCTTAAAATCCAATCTAATCTTCAACCTAATCCTGAAATAATAAGTCAAGAAATCGAATATGATGAAGATGAAGTATTTGAAGAAGTGAGCAGGgatttcaaacattttgagaATAAATCAAACCCAAACATGAGTGAAACTGAGACGATAAATTTAGGGGATCATGAAAATAGTAAGGAGACTAAGATAAGTGTACATGCTCGACATCAAAAGGAGGATATAATCTAGGCTCTTTTTTATTACAAGGATGTTTTTGCGTCATCTTATGATGACATGCTGGGATTAAGCACTGACATGGTGGTTCACAGGTTGCCGATTGATCCTAAGTTCCTTTCGGTAAAACTAAAGTTGAGAAAGCTTAAAACTTACATGAGTGtaataattaaagagaaaaTCACAAAACAACTTGAGGCCAAAGTAATTCGAGTCGCTCAATATCCTTCATGGTTAGCCAACATCGTACCTGTCCCTAAGAAAGACGACAAAGTTCGAATGTATGTTGATTATCGTGATTTAAACAAAGCAAGTCCAAAAGATGACTTTCCTTTGcctaaaattcatattttgttgGATAATTGTGCTAAACATGAGATTGCATTATTTGTGGATTGCTATGAGGGTTATCATCAGATTATTATGGATGGtgaagatgcagaaaaaacgTCTTTCATCACTACATGAGGTACATATTGTTATCGGGCTATgctttttgggttaaaaaatgtgTGGGCAACTTATATGAGTGCAATGACAACCatgtttcatgatatgatgcATAAATAAATCGaagtttatgtggatgatatgaTCATTAAATCAAAAAAGTAGTCAAATCATGTGCAAGACTTAAGAAGATTCTTCGAAAGGCTTCGCAGGTATAATCTCAAGCTTAATCTTGCACAATGTGTATTTGGAGTACCGTCAGGAAAGCTTTTGGGGTTTATAGTCAGTCGACGAGGTATCGAGttagatccttcaaaaataaaagtcatTCAGGAACTGCCACCTCCAAAGAACAAAATTGAGGTTATGAGCCTTCTAGGAAGGTTAAACTACATCAGTAGATTCGTTGCTCAACTCACAACAACTTGCGAGCccatttttaagttgttaaaaaaGAATGCCACAGTCGAATGGACCGAAGAATGTCGAGAGGCTTTTGAAAGAATTAATAATTACTTATCGAATCCCCTTGTGTTGGTTCCTCCCGAGTTGGGCAGACCattgatattatatatgtcaGTACTGGATAATTCTTTTGGCTATGTATTGGGTCAGCATGATGGCACTGGGAAAAAAGAGCAGGACATTTATTATCTCAGCAAGAAATTTACCGTTTATGAATCAAATTACACCCTTCTCGAAAGAACATGTTGTGCCCTAACTTGGGTAACACAGAAGTTGCAGCACTATCTTTCATCTTATACTACTTATCTCATTTCTCGTATGGATCcgttaaaatacatttttcaaaagccCATGCCCACGGGAAGGCTTgcaaaatgacaaatattactCACAGAGTTTGGCATTATCTATGTGATGCGGACCGCAATGAAGGCTCAAGCATTGGCAGATCATTTGGCAGAGAACCTTATTGATGATGAATATGAACCGCTTAAGATCTACTTTCCAGACGAAGAGGTGTCATGTATCAATGAAGTTATTTATGATAAGGATCAAGGATGGAAGTTGTTCTTTGACGGTGCCTTTAACAAGAAGGGAGTTGGGATAGGAGCAGTTCTTATGTCTAAATCAGGGGGATATTTCCCTATAACAACCCAACTTAGATTCTATTGTACCAATAATATGTCAGAGTATGAGGCTTGCATCCTGGGTTTGAGGTTAGCTGTTGACATAGGCATCCACGAGTTGCTAGTGCTAGGAGAGTCAGACTTACTAGTCCATCAAATTCAAAGAGAATGGGAGACTCGTGACCCAAAGCTCATACCATATCAACATTGTTTACAAGATCTTTGTTGACGGTTTGTGTCAATAAAGTTTAGACACATTCCTATAGTTCATAATGAGATTGTTGATGCATTGACAACTTCATCTTCGATGCTCCAACATCCTGACGAAGCTCGTATCGACCCTTTGTACATACAGATTCGTGATCAGCATGCTTATTGCAACATGGTGGAGGAAGAATTTGACGGTAAACCTTGGTTCCATGATATTAAAGCATATCTTTAGTCCGGTGAATGTCCTACTAATGCCACTAGTAATCAAAAAAGAACTATTCGGCGACTAGCTAGCGGTTTTTTCTTAAGCGGAGGAATATTGTACAAGAAAATGCCTGATTTGGGTCTTCTAAGATGTGTAAATGCTGAAGAGGCTTCAACAATCATGATTGAAGTACACTCAGGAGTTTGTGGACCTCACATGAATGAATATGTTCTGGCAAAGCAGATACTTCGAGCAGGTTATTATTGGTTCACCATGGAGGGAGATTCTATATGATTTGTTCGTAAATGTCATGAATGTCAAATACACGGTGATTTGATACATTTTCATCCCTCTTCGAGTTGATGCGATGTCTGCTCCATGGCCTTTCGTGGCATGGGGAATGAATGTGATTGGACCAATAGAACCAAAATCATCGAATGGTCATAGGTTCATCCTGGTGGCCATTAATTACTTTACAAAGTGGGTAGAAGCAGTAACTTTCAAGTCAGTGACCAAGAAGGTCGTGGTGGATTTCATTCATTTCACCATCATTTGTCGATTTGGTATTCCAAAGGCAATTGTTACCGATAATGCTGCAAATCACGAcaatcatttaatgcaagagGTATGCCGTCAATTTAAGATTTGACTCCTTATCGCCCAAAAGCAAATGGGGCTGTAGAAGCtgccaacaaaaatataaaaaagttacTTCGTAAAATGGTGCAAAGTTCTCGACAATGACATGAAAAGTTGCCTTTTACTTTATTAGGTTATCGCACTACAGTTCGTACATCAGTGGGTGCCACTCCTTATTCGCTGGTATATGGGAGTGAGGCAGTTATACCTGCAGAGGTTGAGATTCCATCCTTGCAGATTGTTGTAGAGGCTAaaattgatgatgatgagtGGATCAGAACACGCTTGGAgcaattaagtttgattgatgATAAACGATTGACATCAGTATGCCATGGACAATTGTACCAGAAAAGAATGGCACAAGCATACAACAAAAAGGTGCGTCCCAGACGTTTCGAAGAGGGTCAATTAGTGTTGCGACGTATTCTGCCACACCAGGCTGAAGTCATAGGCAAATTTTCTCCAAATTGGAAAGGACCATTCATTGTAAAGAATGTATTATCCAATGATGCTCTTTACTTAGCAGATATAGAAGGCAAAATGACAGAAATGGTCATCAATGCTGATGATGTGAAGAGATATTGTATATGATGTGATTTTTCGATATTAGAAGCCTTTATGTTTGGACTTGACATTTCAAAGGTTGATGTAATGGAAATTCTTGGTTCTGTGTCTAAGTATTAATTCATATGTTGTCACCTTTGTTGAGAGTTAATTTACTTCCTTGGTTCTTCTGCTTCCTTGACTCttccatataaaaaaacaaaaagaagaaaaataaaatcaatcaacatgaactacgtttgacctgattcttgtTTCGataagatacgtaggcaaccctggCATGGGGTTCGAtctaaccaaataaaaaatccaaaaattccATATTTGTAAAAAACTGAGGCAAaagtcattttatttatttatttattttctatcccAAAGCTAAAGTCAATCCCATCATTTAAAGTCATATTTGAGGCTTCATCTTGTCATTTCTTTCTAACTTTGTATAAAAGTTGTGTTTCAATCAAAGAAAGACCTTTGGATCAAACTTTGAAATGTCAAGAGTAAGTATGTTAAGGGTACAAATGATGAAACCatgagagagtcttattggtgaaaaccctaactgGGCATCATAAGGCGAATGTGAGTTGAGTGAAAcaaaaatgagagagtcttattggtgaaaactCTAACTCGGCATCATAAGATGAAAGTGagttgtgaaaaaaaataaaaatgagagagttttattggtgaaaaccctaactgGGTATCATAAGGCGAATGTGAGttgagagaaacaaaaatgagagattcttattggtgaaaaccctaactgggcatcataaggcgaatgtgagttgagagaaacaaaaatgagagagtctaattggtgaaaaccctaactcgGCATCATAAGGCAAAAATGagttgtgaaaaaaaaaatgagagagttttattggtgaaaaccctaactcagcATCATAAGGCGAAAGTGAGCTGTGAAAAAAAATGAGAGTTTTATTTGTGAAAACCCTAACAAGGCATCATAAGGTGAATGTGAGttgagagaaacaaaaatgagagagtcttattggtgaaaaccctaactcgGCATCATAAGGCGAAAGTGAgttgtgaaaaataaaattaaaaaaatgagagagttttattggtgaaaaccctaactgGGCATCAGAAGGAGAATGTGAgttgagagaaataaaaatgagagagttttattggtgaaaaccctaacGGGCACCATGAGGCGAATGTGAGTTGAAGGATTCAAAGTGAAAGAGTTTTAGTGGCAAAAACCCTGATGGACATCATAAGGCGAATAAGAGTTTGAAATTATTTATGACTTCGTCAAATAGTTGGAATTCCACATCAAGATTAGATGATCAATAATGGTTGATGAATAGATTGAATGGACAAATCgggtaattaattcaaattgcatgtcatgatcaGTAGAGTTGGCTACCACACTCAgataagtttttctttcttcctctttCTAAAAGAGAGTCTTCGCCGAATCATTTTCTGCTATTCTCGTGTAGTATAcatttttcttccacttttcATCGCTTTGTTTCATATATCCTTGAGTCGAGTTTATGTCAAGAAAGTAAGAAAGGATTTCAAGACTTGTTACCAAGTCTAAATTAGTACAAGGCAAAGCATCAGGCCAATGAGCTCTCATCTGTCGGCAAGTTTTGTATTCAGAAGAAGTTCATGATTTGATGAAGAGTAAACAATGAGTGTCATGGCATAAAGGAAGATATTGGATTTAAGTCCCTCAAAATGAGCAAATTTGGGTGAAAATACAATCAATCAATAACGAGTACTGGGTGTTTGGAAAAAAGTAAAACACGATAAGTACTTGAGCAATCCTCATCAAAAGGCAGAACCACAAACCAACCACCACGTTTTTAAACTCacaaattttctttgttgaagcAGGGGCACAAGTTATTTTGAGATCAAAGATCCAAAAACCTAGATGTTCAATTTAGTCTACGAATAGCTAAATGGCAACATTGCACAAGAATTATAGTCCATATTGGGTAAgtgtttgtttgtcttattagTCTATGGAACatagtgtagcaaggaccctcctgaacaatgggacgtagtgtagcaaagaccctcctgaataatgggatttagtgtagcaaggaccctcttgaataatgggacgtagtgtagcaaggaccttcctgaacaatgggacgtagtgtAGCCAGGACCCTCATGAATAATGGGATttagtgtagcaaggaccctcatGAATAATGAGacgtagtgtagcaaggaccctcctaaacaatggacGTAGTGTAGCAAAAACCCTCTTGAATAATAGGACGTAGTATATAGCAAGGACCCTTATGAACAATGgaacgtagtatagcaaggaccctcctgaataatgggacgtagtgtagcaaggaccctcttgaacaatgggacgtagtatagcaaggaccctcctgaataatgggacgtagtatagcaaggaccctcctgaacaatgggacgtagtatagcaaggactctcctgaataatgggacgtagtatagcaaggaccctcctgaataatgggatgtAATGTAGCAAGGACCTCATGAACAATgtgacgtagtatagcaaggaccctcctgaataatgggatgtagtatatagcaaggaccctcctgaaaaatgggacgtagtatagcaagaaccctcctgaataatgggatgtagtgtagcaaggaccctcctgaataatgggacgtagtatagcaaggaccctcctatATAATAGGACTAGactaacataattttatttaaccGGTTCATCATGAAGAATGGAGTTAGTGTAAACACGCATAAGCCCTCTAAAGAGTACATCGCAACAAAGCTCGAATCATTTAAAGTTTCTATACAAAGCTAAGCACTATCTCTTATTTCTCtcacaaaattttcttatattaaacTGGGGAaaaattttgtgttattatttttgtttgttttaatttcaGGAATCTAGTGATAGAATGGGGTCAATCCCATTTCCAGCTCAGGATCTTGGATGGAAAAGAGTGTAATTTTCAAGCTCAATTTCAATTGAAGAAGCATGAGctcattctaaaaaaaaaaaaacaccgtCAATAACCAAGTACGAGTTAAAGGAACCTTCCTGGAGAAAGACGTTTATCTTTGAACTCATTGGAGATGAAAATCaatatctcataactcaagaAGCACGAAGACTCAAGTCGAGGTTCAAGAGAAGCTACATAGATAGGGTCGTGTACTTGTATTTCCTTTAAATTTTTCGTCTTTTATATTCATATAACAATAGGAGTCGCGAATTGGAGCCTCAAGAGGACCTCACTCGACTTCCAACTCATCATTTCATCTCCTTGAACTACACGTGACCTGATTCCCTTATAACCCGGGATATGTAGGATGTCCAAAACTAGGACTCGGttgcatatttttcttttcgaaTAAGAGTCCGATCAAAATTTGTCACGTTGTCTACTTCTTTATCTGAAAACTCTTTGTGTTTCCAGTCAAAGAGGGGAAAACTGTAGACACGTATTTATGAccgaacttaaaattttgcaccatttttagagctgaaatacttttataaatataaattaaatactttgacttttctcttattttgttaagtttattttaaaagatttgaaaacaacaaaaatagaatccTTTTTTAAGGTaggttttattttcaattgtttaaaaagaaatgaaagattacaaaaaaatctatattatttttgaaattaagttttttataaataagctagtattatttaattgtttttatatatatagctagttgactttttcttagatttttattaattttaaataattagttgatatgttattataatttattatttatagttaattattattcttttaagagtaaaataaaactaaaaccaaaataaataaaaaataacctaaTTAATCTAACAAACCTACCATACTCCTATACCTACCCAAAAACATACTacacataagaaaataaaaggaaaagaagagcAAAAACAGTTTGatgctttttaaaataaataaataaataaacaacaacaataccatACACCCCCACACTCCCACTTTCTCACAATTCTCTACACCCCCACTTCACATGACTAAAGGAAGAAAAAGTCAATAACAAAAAGAGACCCACACACACGTACCAAAAAacctgcaaaaaaaaaaaacctatccTATATATTNatatatatatatatatatatatatatataggacaCATATGTACAACAACAGAAAAAAATACACACAGAAAAAAACACAACACACAGGGAGAGGCATTAAGCGGAAAAAAAAAGCAATATATACATCGTACTTTTTCACATTGTgattgaaaatctggaaatatgCTTTTGTGGTTTCAAGTTCGTGGGTCCTGATTATTGGTCCTTTCTTCTTGTTAACTTATTTTCACAAGAGGTAACATTTATTTGTATtctattttgtataattttatgtCATTATTGTGCAAGACTTTATATTGAAGTTATCGGATTTAATATGTATGTAACTCACTAATATTCTTTaatgttataatatttaaatatgtttaAACTTGTTATATCattaaaattagaataaaatttatataatatcataattatttattgtatGCTTAAAGGTCTGATATTTACCCTTTTTTTGTTAGATGTGTGGAGTCTATATGATACTTCTATAAAATAGTTGAGGTTTTGATaagatttatttcaaatttttatgttAATTGTTCTCTGGTACGTATACATATGAGTTTGTTTATGTGGATTAGTATGAATTCTTTTCTGGTAGAGTAATTATCATTAGTAAATGGTATaattaatgttgacttgtattagttgtattttggtttatgttatttttgtggGTTATGATGGCATACTATGTCTTTAACgtatgttttaattttgttttattttagcATTGAATTTGTTCATAAAAAATCTAGTTACTATGTCTTTGAcgtatgttttaatttttgttttattttagtgttgaattttttcattaaaaaaatctaGTTAGGATATTATCCTTTATTGATTTAGTGTTTATCGTATATGTACatcttcttaaaaatatatgaatgtcTCTTACATAATAAATGTTCATAGTCATAATGTTAGGCAAATTTAGACACGTAATAACAATTTCAACTAAaaatgtggttacacatcttttttgaaaCACCTTATTTAATTATGAACATATCATTAAACAATGAAGATCTTTAGAATGTTGAAACTACTTATTCTAATAttaaggaaatatttttaatgtagtaTATTGATAACTATTATAAGAATAACTCATTacgtataatatatatatatatatatattatttttattttattttatttttattattattttttaattttttatttttattttttatttttttttatttttttttttaaattttgttagttCATGTAACAGtaattaaatttcatctcaattaAAAATGTGATTCTATATCTTTTTGAGATACTTAAGAAACTCAAGGATGCGGTTACACACCTTGGCCAAATTCAAGGATGCGGATATGCACCTTggccaaattattttaataattaacttttattaattttaagtagAGACTtacaaaaaataagattattaagTGCGATGCAAAGAAGACAGTTATGTCTCTAAATGTCAAGACCAAGAATGCGGTTACGCATCTAGGTCAAGATCAAATAAAAgctcaacaataaaaatatgtgCGAAACTATAGCATATAAAATATGTCcacaaataattaaaagtagGTATAAGttaataaaagcgaccgtgctagaactatgggactcgagggatgcctaataccttcccctcggtcaacagaattccttgCTCGAATTTCTGGTTCGCAGACCAAAATAAAGAATtgtttccttttgattagggattaaacaaaaaggtgacttggaacaccataactcaattccaagtggcgactgtgaaataataaaatgatcCCTTAATCAATACCgtacttaaattggaaaaacccaCCCCATAGTCCGCGCAAAAAAGGAGTGTGacaggagtttctctaaccgacaaccattaccaTGAGCCTAGTAATGCTATAACATTTTGCCTCACGTTGACAGGGCCACCCTATATTTGCCCGGGTATAGGATGATATTGTgactatggatccatctaattgGCCTTCTCAGAGGCAGTGAGGAGTTACATGAAGAGTCAGTGCTATCCTATCCTAagctagctatgtagttctatGGGACTTCCAAATCATAAGAGACTCTAACCCAACTCAATGCTCTATACTACTCACAAACCCATTACAAGGAATGAACTTCTTACTTGATTGAAATACTTTCCAAACATTAGATGTGTTTACATTCTTGAAAAGATGTACTTGTGAACTTATCTTTCAAGTTCAATAATCAACTTAGATACATAAGTATACATTTAGTTATATAAATAGCATTTGAAAATTCTTAAGTGTTTATGAAATAAAACCTTTGAACCTCTCTCTTAACTTACCTTGACTTGAAAATGTGAGTTTAAGAATGATGATTAGAATATGCATAAGATCCTTCAGGGATTAATGGAGGTTTAGATAGCTGGTAATAAGAAGAGAATGACAACTAAACTCAAAGGAAAAAGTACAGAACAAGAACAAAGAAGGAACCATTTACTGGGGTTCTGATTAGGCATCCTATTGGTGTGTCGCGCCAGACCCTCAATTACTGGGGGGTACTGATTGGGTGTCCTACTGGAGCGTCGCACCAGGCCCCTATTTACTGGGGTCCTTGTTTGGACGTCCTACTGGTGCGTCGCGTGGGCGTTTGATTGGGCGTCCTGCTGGCGCCTTGAGGGAGCAATGCCCTACCCCAAACCCAGAATTTTGATGAGTTTTTCTTGTTCAATTCATGGCCTAACCCACGTGGAATCGAATGATTCATTCCCAAATTCATTTATATTCATAAACTTAACAAAATTCATCGAAAACTCCCTCAATCTACACCAAGAACAACACTTATTCGCTAAACCCTCACTCTAACAATCCAGCATGACTATATTGATAAAGAATAAAGTAAAACCTTAAGAATTTCTCAAGAACCTATACATAATGATTTCATGGATGATTTACTGAAAGAAATACATGTTTGGTGTGAGGATGAACATATACATCACTACGAGAAACCTCACGTACCTCGAAAGAACCAAGTTCTTGgcgatttctctaaaattttgAAGAACTTCTTGCAACTCCTCTTGAATTTTTGCCCTAGCTTTCTTGAACGCTTTAGACTTAGGCGTAAACTGACATTAATCATATTTGACCCCtaataaattactaaaaacGTTTAAAACTGacggggtaaggaaaagaccgaAATCTCCCTCATTAATTTGGGTAaatttccttaattggacaggCTGACTTCAAACatgcatatctccctcatacaaactcgaaatatggcaaactcagcggcgttggaaagaggattcaaagatatttcatttgatattttatgtGCCACCTAACGCATCCTGTAGTGAAAGTTTTGGTcgtttgaagttcacccaaaaCTCACAGCTTAAGCATAACCTGCAAAATTCTCAATTTGGctctttccaatttagttctttctaaaatta
Protein-coding regions in this window:
- the LOC125859089 gene encoding uncharacterized protein LOC125859089, whose product is MPDLGLLRCVNAEEASTIMIEVHSGVCGPHMNEYVLAKQILRAGYRTTVRTSVGATPYSLVYGSEAVIPAEVEIPSLQIVVEAKIDDDEWIRTRLEQLSLIDDKRLTSVCHGQLYQKRMAQAYNKKVRPRRFEEGQLVLRRILPHQAEVIGKFSPNWKGPFIVKNVLSNDALYLADIEGKMTEMVINADDVKRYCI